A single Cryomorphaceae bacterium DNA region contains:
- a CDS encoding sulfite exporter TauE/SafE family protein has protein sequence MNLQTILILILIGLAAGVVSGLVGVGGGILMVPAMVFFLGLSQHAAQGTSLAVMLPPVGILACINYYKAGALDWKFALIIAITFVVGGYFGSKMAIAIDQRMLRKIFGVMMLLAALKLIFGK, from the coding sequence ATGAATCTTCAGACCATTTTAATTCTTATTCTCATCGGACTGGCCGCAGGAGTGGTTAGTGGTTTAGTGGGAGTCGGAGGAGGAATCCTTATGGTCCCTGCCATGGTTTTCTTTCTGGGATTGTCCCAGCACGCCGCACAAGGGACCAGTTTGGCGGTGATGCTTCCGCCCGTTGGAATTTTGGCCTGCATCAACTACTACAAGGCTGGAGCCCTCGACTGGAAATTTGCCTTGATCATTGCCATCACCTTTGTGGTGGGGGGCTATTTCGGCAGTAAAATGGCCATTGCGATCGACCAAAGGATGCTCCGCAAGATTTTTGGCGTCATGATGCTCCTCGCGGCGCTCAAGCTCATTTTCGGGAAATAA
- a CDS encoding RecQ family ATP-dependent DNA helicase: protein MSPPLKKSLKQYFGFDKFKGQQDAIVQSVLNGEDTFVIMPTGGGKSLCYQLPALMSEGTAIVVSPLIALMKNQVDAIRGFSEEEGVAHVLNSSLTKKEVTRVKEDLLSGITKLLYVAPESLTKEDNIEFLKQCKVSFYAIDEAHCISEWGHDFRPEYRNLRSIITRIERAPIIALTATATPKVQEDIQKNLGMETANVFKDSFNRPNLYYEIRPKVNVIKEIIKYVKSQPGKSGIVYCLSRKKVEELAETLQVNGIKALPYHAGLDAGTRAKHQDAFLMEDVDVIVATIAFGMGIDKPDVRFVLHHDIPKSLESYYQETGRAGRDGGEGVCISFYSYKDIEKLEKFMQGKPVAEQEVGHQLLQEVVAYAETSMSRRKFILHYFGETWDERNGEGVGMDDNQRYPKEHFEGKEFVLKALQTVRETKERFKIEDLSKFLSGIRNATIETYKLDGHAEFGSGKDKDMAFWRMVYRQAIVADLLRKEIETYGILKITPSGEAFLNEPTSFMLAEDHYFDIAAEADETNASTGNTGGADKELVKMLRELRKKVAASKNLPPYAVFQEASLEDMAIQYPIDLEEMKNIFGVGEGKARKFGKPFVELIERYVQDNNIERPDDMVVKTVVNKSGLKVYIIQSTDRKLPLEDIAAAKNLQMDDLLTEIERIVYSGTKVNIDYYLTDMLEEDQQEEIFDYFMEDAETDSIDEAMAEFDDEYSEEELRLMRIKFLSEVAN from the coding sequence ATGTCTCCCCCCCTGAAGAAATCACTAAAGCAGTATTTCGGCTTTGACAAGTTCAAAGGCCAACAGGATGCCATTGTTCAAAGTGTATTGAACGGTGAAGACACCTTTGTCATTATGCCAACCGGCGGTGGAAAGAGTCTATGCTATCAACTGCCGGCGTTGATGAGCGAGGGAACGGCCATTGTGGTTTCACCACTGATCGCCTTGATGAAAAACCAAGTGGATGCCATCCGCGGGTTCAGTGAGGAAGAAGGCGTGGCCCACGTATTGAACAGTTCCTTGACCAAGAAGGAGGTCACGCGAGTTAAAGAAGACTTGTTAAGCGGCATCACCAAGCTTTTGTACGTGGCTCCAGAATCCTTGACCAAGGAAGACAACATTGAATTCCTCAAGCAGTGTAAGGTGTCTTTCTACGCTATTGATGAGGCCCACTGTATTTCGGAATGGGGGCACGATTTTCGTCCCGAGTACCGGAACCTGAGGAGCATTATTACGCGAATCGAACGCGCACCCATCATTGCCCTTACGGCCACGGCAACGCCCAAGGTCCAAGAGGACATCCAGAAGAACCTAGGCATGGAGACAGCCAACGTCTTCAAAGACTCCTTCAATCGACCCAACCTATACTACGAGATTAGGCCGAAGGTCAACGTGATCAAAGAGATCATCAAGTATGTAAAGAGTCAACCAGGAAAATCGGGAATCGTCTACTGTCTTTCGCGCAAGAAAGTAGAAGAGCTGGCCGAGACGCTTCAGGTGAATGGGATTAAAGCCCTGCCTTATCACGCTGGGCTGGATGCCGGAACTCGTGCCAAACATCAGGATGCTTTCTTGATGGAGGACGTGGACGTCATCGTGGCTACCATTGCTTTTGGGATGGGGATTGACAAACCAGATGTGCGCTTTGTTCTGCACCACGATATTCCCAAATCGCTGGAGAGCTATTACCAAGAAACGGGGCGAGCTGGCCGTGATGGCGGCGAAGGTGTGTGCATCTCCTTCTACAGCTATAAAGACATTGAGAAGCTCGAAAAATTCATGCAAGGAAAGCCCGTCGCTGAACAAGAAGTGGGTCATCAACTCTTGCAGGAAGTGGTCGCCTATGCGGAGACCAGTATGAGTCGACGCAAGTTTATCCTCCACTACTTTGGCGAAACCTGGGACGAGCGCAATGGCGAGGGCGTAGGTATGGACGATAACCAGCGCTATCCTAAGGAGCATTTTGAAGGTAAAGAGTTCGTACTCAAAGCCCTTCAAACAGTTCGGGAGACGAAAGAGCGCTTCAAAATCGAGGACCTCAGCAAATTCTTATCGGGCATTCGAAATGCGACCATCGAAACCTATAAGCTCGATGGGCACGCGGAATTCGGAAGCGGAAAAGACAAGGATATGGCCTTCTGGCGGATGGTGTATCGCCAGGCGATTGTGGCCGATCTGCTTCGCAAAGAGATTGAGACCTATGGCATCTTGAAGATTACCCCATCTGGAGAGGCTTTCTTGAACGAGCCGACTTCCTTTATGCTGGCCGAAGACCATTACTTCGACATTGCTGCAGAGGCCGATGAAACCAATGCTTCTACCGGTAATACCGGCGGGGCAGACAAAGAACTGGTGAAGATGCTTCGCGAACTGCGCAAGAAAGTCGCGGCATCCAAAAACCTACCCCCCTATGCCGTTTTCCAGGAAGCCTCGCTCGAAGACATGGCCATCCAATACCCCATCGATCTCGAAGAGATGAAAAACATCTTTGGTGTGGGTGAAGGAAAGGCCCGAAAGTTCGGTAAGCCCTTTGTCGAGCTGATCGAACGCTACGTTCAGGACAACAACATCGAGCGTCCAGACGACATGGTGGTCAAAACAGTGGTCAATAAAAGCGGCCTGAAGGTATACATCATTCAGTCCACCGACCGCAAGCTTCCCTTGGAAGATATTGCCGCCGCCAAGAACCTACAAATGGATGATCTCCTCACCGAGATCGAACGCATTGTGTACTCCGGCACCAAGGTCAACATCGACTACTATCTGACGGACATGCTCGAAGAGGATCAGCAGGAGGAAATCTTTGACTACTTCATGGAGGATGCCGAAACGGATTCCATTGACGAAGCTATGGCCGAATTCGATGACGAGTATTCCGAAGAAGAGTTACGCTTAATGCGCATCAAGTTCTTGAGCGAAGTTGCCAACTAA
- a CDS encoding KpsF/GutQ family sugar-phosphate isomerase, with product MEHSDKIIESALRTISIESQALEGLKGQIGDEFANAVDTIYRSNGRVIVTGIGKSANIANKIVATLNSTGTPAIFMHAADALHGDLGIVQKDDVVLALSHSGNTPEIKALLPLIKSMGNVLVGLTARSDSYLGKQANFVLNTAVEEEACPNNLAPTSSTTAQLVMGDAVAVALLELRNFSSEDFARYHPGGSLGKRLYVRVADLYTQNERPSVQADASVKEVIVEISTKRLGITAVLDGSEMVGVVTDGDLRRMMEREDDVLQVKARDIMTPSPQYAEPQTLASEALHQMEDKNITQLVVVEEGEYKGIIHLHDILKEGII from the coding sequence TTGGAACATTCTGATAAGATCATAGAGTCTGCATTGCGCACCATATCCATTGAGTCTCAAGCCTTGGAAGGCCTTAAAGGACAAATCGGAGATGAGTTCGCGAATGCCGTCGATACCATTTATCGCTCCAATGGCCGAGTTATTGTCACCGGTATTGGAAAAAGTGCAAATATTGCCAACAAAATCGTCGCGACGCTCAACTCTACGGGGACGCCAGCTATTTTCATGCACGCGGCCGATGCCCTGCACGGCGACTTGGGTATTGTCCAGAAGGATGATGTCGTCCTGGCTTTAAGCCACAGTGGGAATACGCCCGAAATCAAAGCCCTCTTGCCCTTGATTAAGAGCATGGGCAATGTGCTCGTGGGCCTCACGGCCCGATCCGATAGCTACCTCGGAAAACAGGCCAATTTCGTACTGAATACAGCAGTAGAGGAAGAAGCCTGTCCCAATAATTTGGCGCCTACATCCAGCACCACGGCCCAGCTCGTCATGGGAGATGCCGTTGCGGTTGCCTTACTCGAGCTTCGCAACTTTAGCTCTGAAGACTTTGCCCGCTATCATCCCGGTGGAAGCTTGGGGAAACGACTCTACGTTCGCGTGGCTGATCTGTACACTCAGAACGAGCGTCCATCAGTACAAGCAGATGCGTCGGTTAAAGAAGTGATTGTGGAGATTTCGACCAAGCGCCTTGGGATTACCGCTGTCTTGGACGGCTCCGAAATGGTTGGAGTGGTTACCGATGGCGATCTGCGTCGCATGATGGAGCGCGAAGATGATGTCCTTCAGGTGAAGGCACGGGACATCATGACCCCGTCTCCTCAATATGCGGAGCCCCAAACTTTGGCTTCAGAAGCCTTACATCAAATGGAAGACAAGAACATCACCCAGCTCGTGGTGGTTGAGGAAGGGGAGTACAAAGGCATTATCCATCTGCACGATATCTTGAAGGAAGGGATTATTTGA
- the tatC gene encoding twin-arginine translocase subunit TatC yields the protein MSEQPPKQITDGEGAEMGFLDHLEILRWHLIRSAGAVILFAIVAFVAKSIVFDVIIFGPKNADFVTYRMFCLLSQALGLDDALCMTELPFTLQNIDMAGQFTTHIWVSLIAGFIVAFPYVLWEVWRFIKPGLKKSESRYASGVVFFSSLLFMAGVSFGYFMIAPLSVNFLGSYTVSQQVANEINLGSFISTVTTVTLATGLIFELPILVYFFTKLGLLTPQMMKTYRRHAIVVTVVLSAIITPPDIASQILVSLPLLVLYEISIFISARVIRNQKKAEAHG from the coding sequence ATGAGCGAACAGCCTCCCAAACAAATCACCGACGGCGAAGGCGCCGAAATGGGCTTTTTGGACCACCTCGAGATTCTTCGTTGGCATTTGATTCGCTCCGCAGGAGCCGTTATTCTCTTTGCTATTGTCGCTTTTGTGGCCAAGAGTATTGTATTCGACGTCATCATTTTCGGACCCAAGAACGCGGACTTCGTTACCTACCGCATGTTTTGCCTATTGTCGCAAGCCTTGGGACTGGACGATGCGCTCTGCATGACCGAACTTCCTTTCACGCTGCAAAATATTGACATGGCCGGTCAGTTCACCACCCACATTTGGGTGAGCTTGATTGCCGGATTCATCGTGGCCTTTCCCTACGTCCTTTGGGAGGTATGGCGCTTCATCAAGCCGGGATTGAAGAAATCGGAGAGTCGATACGCGAGTGGAGTCGTATTCTTCAGCTCCCTGCTCTTCATGGCTGGGGTGAGTTTCGGATACTTCATGATTGCGCCGTTGTCGGTCAATTTCTTGGGGAGTTACACGGTCAGCCAACAAGTGGCGAACGAGATTAACCTCGGAAGTTTTATTTCAACCGTCACCACGGTCACCTTGGCTACTGGACTCATTTTCGAGCTCCCAATCTTGGTATACTTCTTCACCAAGCTGGGCCTCCTGACCCCGCAAATGATGAAGACCTACCGTCGTCATGCTATTGTGGTGACCGTCGTTCTATCCGCCATTATTACTCCGCCGGATATCGCCAGTCAAATCCTGGTCTCTTTACCACTTCTGGTACTTTATGAGATCAGTATTTTCATCTCTGCTCGTGTGATCCGAAATCAGAAAAAAGCTGAAGCCCATGGCTAA
- a CDS encoding carboxymuconolactone decarboxylase family protein, with product MANIVEEFNENRSRLNDLILEADNKVIKRIFNLDTNAFMEGALDVPTKELIGLVASLVLRCDDCVKYHLGRCHAVGLSKEQTFEALAIGQLIGGTIVIPHLRRAAEYWDALENESKG from the coding sequence ATGGCTAACATCGTCGAAGAATTCAACGAAAACCGCAGCCGCTTGAACGACCTCATTTTGGAGGCCGATAACAAAGTCATCAAGCGCATCTTCAACCTCGACACCAACGCCTTTATGGAAGGTGCTTTGGATGTCCCGACGAAGGAATTAATTGGACTGGTTGCCTCATTGGTGCTTCGCTGTGACGATTGCGTCAAATACCACCTTGGAAGATGCCACGCAGTCGGCCTGAGCAAAGAGCAAACGTTCGAAGCCTTGGCCATAGGACAACTGATTGGAGGAACCATCGTCATCCCACACCTGCGCAGAGCAGCTGAGTATTGGGATGCTCTAGAAAACGAATCCAAAGGGTGA